In the Staphylococcus condimenti genome, one interval contains:
- a CDS encoding YveK family protein, whose protein sequence is MEENKGYDFSKLWEIIKRNLKWLIILPIVCLLLSVLVTAVAVHPKYQATSQVIINKSDKGDLTMAEKFQADSQIVATYTDIAKSPRVLGKVADKVGKGETANSISEKVEISNEPNSQVLNFTATDQDKKQAEEMADQSAEIFKKEISQLADKGEIDVLSKSADNVKSTPVSMGKNAAVGFIAGLILAVILICILELIRNSKKNKATHHETQETQQHHRRRTKREGLTQEHLEKHAESGEVDDINHQRQ, encoded by the coding sequence ATGGAAGAGAACAAAGGTTATGATTTTTCAAAGTTATGGGAGATTATCAAACGCAATTTGAAGTGGTTGATAATTCTGCCGATTGTATGTCTATTACTGAGTGTGCTGGTTACAGCTGTTGCAGTACATCCTAAATACCAAGCAACCTCACAAGTTATCATCAATAAAAGCGATAAAGGTGATTTGACAATGGCTGAGAAATTCCAAGCAGATTCGCAAATCGTCGCTACATACACTGATATCGCAAAGAGCCCTCGTGTGCTAGGTAAAGTAGCAGATAAAGTCGGTAAAGGGGAAACGGCTAATTCAATTTCAGAAAAAGTAGAAATCAGCAACGAGCCGAATTCACAAGTTCTGAACTTTACTGCGACAGATCAAGATAAAAAACAAGCTGAAGAAATGGCAGATCAATCAGCTGAAATTTTTAAAAAAGAAATTAGCCAACTTGCAGATAAAGGTGAAATCGACGTGTTATCTAAATCTGCTGATAATGTGAAGTCTACTCCGGTAAGCATGGGCAAAAATGCTGCAGTCGGATTTATCGCAGGACTTATTTTAGCTGTCATTTTAATTTGTATTTTAGAATTGATCAGAAATTCGAAGAAAAACAAAGCGACTCATCATGAGACGCAAGAGACTCAACAACATCATCGTAGAAGAACAAAAAGAGAAGGTTTAACTCAAGAGCACTTAGAAAAACAT